CTACCTTTGATCCCTTCAACCGATACTTTAAAGCGTCCATCATAGCGCCCGTAAGTCTTAAGTTTACTGGCCTCTTTGCCTTGCGATCGCCTGGGTATTTCTTTGGATCTTTGTAAGCTACAAATCTACCAGTACCCCTTACAGGCGAAAGTCCTCGACCTACATATTCTTTAACCGAATCGACAAGCGTCTGGCCGATCTCGCGCTTATCACTATCTGTTAAGATATCGGCTCTAAGCGCTCTTAATTTAAACTTAACTATAATCTTAGCCATTAGAGATCATCCAATAGACCTAGTGACTCGAGAAGCTCGGTCAAAGCTTCATTGCGATAGATGGCAGCTCTAATCTCAGCGCGCGTCATATCAGGCATCTCATCACTTAAGACTTCATATAGGTCATCAGTCGAATCCACGCCTTCAAAGTCCGAGCGATCAAGATCAACAGAATCAGCGATAGCGTCTGCAATAATACGTTCCACACCCGATTGAATGCTCGATTTAAACTCTTCATCTATATTGGGTAAGAATTTTCGCTCAGGTAGGGTAGATTCACCAGATAAATTTGAATGACCATCGGCACGAGGTGCTGCGTCACCAAATACGCCAAGCAAGATCCCGTCTTCTGTCTTCTTAAACCCAAGCTCATCTAGCATAATGCCGGTCAACTTAAGGTCGGCTACACTTGAACCGCCCTCGGCTTGTTTGTGCTTCTTATACTCAGGTGAGAGCGTTTTCTTATAGGTGCCGCCTGCAATAGGTGACGTTCTACTTGATACGCTCTCTAAGATCTTCTCAACTAAGAACTCACCAACGTCTTGCTGGATCTGCTTTTTAGTATCTCTATCTAGAGTTAGATCACTAAAAAGGTCGATCTCTGATGCGGTCTCTTTTGACGTGGTAGTGACATCTACGACCTTAAAGGCCATTAAGCGTCCTGCTCCTCATCGGCTGGTTTCTTCTGAAAAGGCTTAGGCGCTTCACCACTAGCTGAAGGATCCTCTATAGGGTTGCCATTCTCATCAACAGCACCACCGTTTTGCTCTTGGAACTCTTGCATCTTAAGTTCTTTTTCGGCCTTAATCTCTTCAAGCTTTTGGACGGCAGCCTCATCACTTAAATTTGGGTTATCAAGCTTGATTGCATCGAGATCAGTGATCAAACCCAACTCCTGCTTAATCTTAATGATCTCAAGTTTTTCTTTCTCACTTACAATCGTTTGAGACGGCTTAAACTCAACCGATGGGTCTAGGTCTAAAGGTAGCGAGACCTCTTGAAACTCGGGCGTAAGTAGATCAAGCGACTTATATAGGTTCTGCCACTTAGAAATAATAGACCAGAGCTTTGGTTCAGCTTCTACAAATTGCTGTTCTTGCTCTTTAGTATCTTCCATCGACTCTGACTTATCGAGCATCATAGCAATACCTGATGCAAAGCTTGATGCGTTGCCAGAGAGTGAGGCAGAGAATCCACTTGTGGATAAGTTGTTTGTCGAAAGTAAGAGCGCCACATAGGCTTCAACCACTTTCATCAAATCACCGATTGGCGGGTTAGCTGATAAGAAGCTTACGGATGGCGTTGGCTCACCCTCTTCTTGAATAAGCTGAATACAATGGTTAGGGCCTGTCTTAATTGCTTTAGGCAGGTTTTTACCAATCATAGTGAGCTGGCCGTAGCCTTGAGTGATTGAGATGTGATTGATGTGGGTCAGAACCGCGTTGATTCTAATTCCAGCCTCAATAATATCTTTCCCACCTGGTGCCCAATACGAGCCGTACTTCTCAGCACTCAAACCTACAAAGGGAGATACGCCGATAGGGTTAGTAACCTCGCCCTCGCTTATGATCATGCCCTTAGCGTCAGTCGTGAAGTGATACTTATTGGTCCACCAAATGTATTGATCAGGGTTTGAGTCAGTTGGACTATCTGAGATGATGTCATCAACGTTGTCACCACGAGGTGGGACGATTGAAAATAGAGTGCTTGAGAGTGACGTGCGCCCTTCAGTTGCAGGGTTTAGCGAGTACTGATTTTGTGAGTCAGGTCTAAAGTTAGATAAGATGTGGCACATTGCAACACTTGAATCGTTTGGATCTTCAATAACGTCGTAGAGAAACGGACACAAGGCTTCAACCACGAGCTTGTACTTGCCGGTCTCTTGTACAGGTACTGGTTTTACATAGAGGTCTACGTTCTTCTCTAGTTTTAAATAGCGGTTAGCTTCCTTCATGATCGCATCAAGCTTAAGAAGATAGGTCATCTCATCTAGAGCTTTTTGATCTTTCTTCTTCTCGGTCGTACGCTCAACACCATTGGCGTAAACACGGGCAAGCTTATCAACAATCTTGCGAGTAAAGGAGATGTTGGTCATCGCGTACTGCATCTCAAGGACGGTTTGATTGTCGAATTGATTGAGCAGGAGTTGAGCTACGTAGCGTGAGGTTTGATCTTTAAAGCACTCGTATGCTTTGAAAGCCTCATTCTTTCTACGCTTATTTTCGGTAGCTCTAATCTGACTGATCACTTTTGATCTAAACAAAGGATCTAGTACAGATTGTTCATTATACTTTGGACGATTTATCATAGGCTTCCTTACCTAAATTTAGTCGTACTTGACTGAGGTTTCTCACCACTTAAAGGATATTCTATATCAACTAAATAATCCACGCCGTCGGAATAGTGAGTAAGCTTTGGATTATCTTTAAGCTTCTCAAACGTGGCAGGGTCTTGCGATACAGCTTCAAAATCTTTTTTTATACCAGGAGCAGTAATAGGATTGACGCCAATGAGATCTTTATCAAGTAGATTATTAACAGCGAGCTGACGCTTTCTAAACCTTGGGGCTGAAAGTTTTACTCTAATGTTCTTCCAACCGTGATTCTTTAGAATAGTAATATCAGGCGGCCCTTGAGTAGACCTAGCCTTGCCCGCAGGATCTGGGTAGATATATGTCGAATCAGGATCAAGACCATTGGCATACATCGCATCACTCATCTTCTCAGTATCAGCACCGTCTTTAATCTCGATCTGCCCAAAGGCTATGAGTTTTGGAAAGGGCGATCCTATAATCTTAATTTGATGCCAAAGAGTTGCGCACATAGGGCTCACGTTAAAGTCCATAGTAACGAGCACTGGCATGCCTGGGATGCGCGTGATTGTCTTATCGTCATGTCGGCTAGGGTCGTATGAGTAGTAGAAGCGATGAGAGTTCATATTTATCCAGAGGCCCTTCAAGTAGGCATCGACCATTACTTGATCGTAGGACTCTAAAAGAGATTGAACATAGTCACTGGATAGATTGGCGGCATTGTCTGTTGTATTGCCGTAAATGATTCTAGAATTTGGCTTTGGATTCTCTACAAATCTCTCATACATGAAATTGCCAATACCCTCTGGCGTACCAACGGATGCAATCTGAGGGAACTTTGAGCCTGCTATACGCACACGACCAATGCACTCCTTATAGCGCTCTTCCGTTATGAGCGTTGCCTCGTTGATACCGAAGTATGCGAGATTGGGTCCGCGAAGTTTACGGTCGCCTGTAAAGAAGTAAATCTTACCAGGAGACCAAGGCAGCTGTATCCAGTGTTCAGTCTTGTGATGTTTATACGGAATTTGATTCTCATCTAGAATCATCTCCATCAAATCAATTACGTCACGCTTCAATTCACCGTAGCTAGGTCCAAGAATACCACCCCCGTGAGGAGCGTTGAGCTGCGACAACTTTAACATCTTCATACAGAGCGAGTAAGACTTCCCGCTATTGTGATGTGAGAGCCCGCTTGCGATATAGTTATTGGTCCCTTCAACATGCAAATCCCAGAACCAATCGTGCTTTACTTTCTCAATAGACAATATTACGGATTCGGCAGAGGAGTTAATATATGGCTGGTCCGCACAAAAAGAATCTTGAGTTGATTGAGTCGATAAAGAAGTTATGCGATGGCGAGCGCACATCTCGTCAGATTGGTGAGCAGCTGGGCTGTAGTAACAAGTATGTTCAAGATGTGATGCTACGTTTAAGTCTTCCCCGTCGGACTCGTGGTAGCGCCGTTGGTGAACTGAATGGACATTATAAACATGGTCGTAGAATTGACCGAGATGGTTACGTAATGGTTTCAGCACCGCCAGGTCACCCACATTCAAGGGCTTACGGCTATAAGAAGCTCGGGATAATCCTTGAGCATAGGCTAGTGATGGAGAAAGTTTTAGGCCGCTATCTAGAACCTCATGAAGTTGTTGACCATATTGACGGATGCACTCTGCACAATGATCCAAAAAACCTTCGAGTTTTCTCTTCAAACGCCGAACACTTGAGGGTGACGACGACTGGTATAAAGAAGAAGTACTCCGCAGAGGGTACAGCGAAGCTTCGGGATAGTAGGGTAAACGGTCACCAATTCGCAAATCCTGAACGAATTTGTAAGTATAACCACCACAAAAAACGCGGTGAAATGCGGTTGAAACGAATTCTCCATGCGTATGAACTACTCGGTAAAGATTCGCCTTACCTTTTGGGATCGGAGCTGTACCTCGAGAAAGTCCTAGCAATGAGTGATGCTGAGAAAGATAGACTTCGGGCGCTTTGATATCGGCTATAGCCACAGGGCCACGGACGGTCTCAATTAGAGTGTTCTCAGAAACACAACCAAATCCAGCACTTAGGTGTAAGTACTTGGAAGTTAAGTCATTATCAAAATCCACCTGAGAAGCATTGCGC
Above is a window of Alphaproteobacteria bacterium DNA encoding:
- a CDS encoding HNH endonuclease is translated as MAGPHKKNLELIESIKKLCDGERTSRQIGEQLGCSNKYVQDVMLRLSLPRRTRGSAVGELNGHYKHGRRIDRDGYVMVSAPPGHPHSRAYGYKKLGIILEHRLVMEKVLGRYLEPHEVVDHIDGCTLHNDPKNLRVFSSNAEHLRVTTTGIKKKYSAEGTAKLRDSRVNGHQFANPERICKYNHHKKRGEMRLKRILHAYELLGKDSPYLLGSELYLEKVLAMSDAEKDRLRAL